The Desulfovibrio legallii genome window below encodes:
- the cutA gene encoding divalent-cation tolerance protein CutA, which translates to MPYLVYMTVPGREAALRLARGLVERRLAAGVNVLPGAQSVYRWQGRVHEAEECLLLAQVSDAAFADVQAFVRSGHPYQLPCVLALPLADGLKPFLRWIERNSRPLA; encoded by the coding sequence GTGCCCTACCTTGTCTATATGACCGTACCAGGCCGTGAAGCGGCTCTGCGTCTGGCCCGCGGCCTGGTGGAGCGCCGGCTGGCCGCCGGGGTCAACGTGCTGCCCGGCGCGCAATCTGTGTACCGCTGGCAGGGCAGGGTGCACGAGGCCGAAGAGTGTCTGCTGCTTGCGCAGGTCAGCGATGCGGCCTTTGCGGACGTGCAGGCCTTTGTCCGCAGCGGGCACCCCTACCAGCTGCCCTGCGTGCTGGCCCTGCCCCTGGCAGACGGCCTCAAACCCTTTTTGCGCTGGATCGAACGCAACAGTCGGCCCCTGGCATAA
- a CDS encoding DMT family transporter, which yields MLPTLALMIFAGCMVALQAPINAALARAVGTLESSFISFTVGALFLGLMSLVLGRGHVLRLTEAPAWQWVGGVLGACMVFSTVLAVPRIGALATGVAMILGNLFMASVIDHFGWFGLTPMPLDWRRAVGLLLILAGLVLVMRR from the coding sequence ATGCTGCCGACCCTCGCTCTGATGATCTTTGCCGGCTGCATGGTGGCCCTGCAGGCCCCCATCAACGCGGCCCTGGCCCGCGCCGTGGGCACCCTGGAAAGCAGCTTTATTTCCTTTACGGTAGGGGCCCTGTTTTTGGGGCTGATGAGTCTGGTTCTGGGGCGCGGGCACGTTCTGCGCCTGACCGAAGCCCCTGCCTGGCAGTGGGTGGGCGGGGTGTTGGGCGCCTGCATGGTCTTCAGCACGGTACTGGCCGTGCCGCGCATCGGCGCTCTGGCCACGGGCGTGGCCATGATCCTCGGCAACCTGTTCATGGCCTCTGTCATCGACCATTTTGGCTGGTTTGGCCTGACCCCCATGCCGCTGGACTGGCGCAGAGCCGTGGGCCTGCTGCTCATTTTGGCCGGCCTGGTACTGGTCATGCGGCGCTGA
- a CDS encoding ParB/RepB/Spo0J family partition protein produces the protein MSGSSKGLGRGLDALFAGSAAQKEVSSAVAEVAVKDLHPNPDQPRRRFDDAGLQELAQSIKMQGIMQPLLVRPLPGGQGYQIVAGERRWRAAQLAGLQQVPVYVRQMSEEEVMAAALIENLQREDLNPIEEAEALQALRRTLNLTQEELALRLGRSRPSVANALRLLQLSPQARKDLEEGRLTAGHARCLLGVDEAAAAENLRCRIVEHNLTVREAEDAAAYWRGNNALPWDLADAAPVVPKARVPRKKSPELKALQQDLSRSLGCRARISGDENAGRIALPYASREELGALLHRLGMDADKGEQV, from the coding sequence ATGAGCGGCAGCAGCAAAGGACTGGGACGGGGGTTGGACGCCCTTTTCGCCGGCTCGGCGGCACAGAAGGAAGTGAGCAGCGCTGTGGCGGAGGTGGCGGTGAAGGATTTGCACCCCAATCCGGATCAGCCCCGGCGGCGGTTTGACGACGCGGGCCTGCAGGAGCTGGCGCAATCCATCAAAATGCAGGGCATTATGCAGCCTTTGCTGGTGCGGCCCCTGCCCGGCGGTCAGGGCTATCAGATTGTGGCGGGCGAACGGCGCTGGCGGGCGGCGCAGCTGGCGGGCCTGCAGCAGGTGCCGGTCTATGTGCGCCAGATGTCGGAAGAAGAGGTCATGGCCGCTGCGCTGATTGAAAATCTGCAGCGCGAAGACCTGAACCCCATTGAAGAGGCCGAGGCCCTGCAGGCCCTGCGCCGGACCCTGAATTTGACGCAGGAGGAATTGGCCCTGCGCCTGGGCCGCAGCCGACCTTCGGTGGCCAATGCCCTGCGGTTGTTGCAGCTGAGCCCGCAAGCGCGCAAGGATCTGGAGGAGGGGCGGCTCACCGCCGGGCACGCCCGCTGCCTGTTGGGCGTGGACGAGGCCGCGGCGGCGGAAAACCTGCGTTGCCGCATTGTGGAACACAATCTTACTGTGCGCGAGGCCGAGGATGCGGCCGCCTACTGGCGCGGCAACAACGCCCTGCCCTGGGATCTGGCGGATGCGGCGCCCGTTGTGCCGAAGGCGCGTGTTCCCCGCAAAAAAAGCCCGGAGCTGAAGGCCCTGCAGCAGGACCTCAGCCGCAGTCTGGGCTGTCGGGCCCGCATCAGCGGCGACGAAAACGCGGGACGCATCGCCCTGCCCTACGCCAGTCGCGAAGAACTGGGCGCCCTGCTGCACAGGCTGGGCATGGATGCGGACAAGGGCGAACAGGTCTGA
- the urtB gene encoding urea ABC transporter permease subunit UrtB has translation MRAVLSLLFCILCGLPLAMPTAAPAAGAASGDAALTPATTPEPSPTQEQAGLSTALPAELLRALVSPKVMDRDKALDLLDTLPVDLQDRLLRALLHGRLLADQETRTLYVAAADGAARPLLAPEASARPAEGLRRVGTSNRQRQRITDVLNARALTAPNVLRRRAAAAALMESAVPPLKAPALRALLDVEKDAPTRASLEAALALHTAADKSATPADLLQAVAALDANGAPTACNALNALADSADPAVAKAAQDALYRQRVAAQWGGFFEMFFFGLSLGSILVLAATGLAITFGVMGVINMAHGEFIMLGAYTAWGVQQMLPGRPGLALLLAVPAALLVSGGMGVLLERTVIRFLYGRPLETLLATFGVSLVLQQAVRSVFSPLNRAVQTPDFMSGVWQITPHFALTCNRVYIMLFCLGVFACIHAAMHRTRLGLEVRAVSQNRPIARCMGVRAARVDALTFGLGSGVAGMAGVALSQVTNVGPNLGQGYIIDSFMVVVFGGVGNLWGTLTGGLALGVANKFLEPVSGAMLSKIIILVCLILFIQKRPRGLFPQKGRAVEA, from the coding sequence ATGCGCGCGGTGTTATCCCTTCTTTTTTGCATCCTGTGCGGCTTGCCCTTGGCAATGCCCACTGCCGCTCCGGCGGCGGGCGCTGCCTCCGGAGACGCGGCGCTGACTCCCGCCACGACTCCGGAGCCCAGCCCGACCCAGGAGCAGGCCGGGCTGTCCACAGCCCTGCCTGCGGAACTGCTCCGGGCTTTGGTCAGCCCCAAGGTTATGGACAGGGACAAGGCCCTGGACCTGTTGGACACCCTGCCCGTCGACCTTCAGGACAGGCTGCTGCGCGCCCTGCTCCACGGCCGTCTGTTGGCGGATCAGGAAACCCGGACTCTCTATGTGGCGGCCGCTGATGGTGCCGCCCGGCCACTGCTTGCGCCGGAAGCGTCGGCCCGGCCCGCTGAAGGACTGCGCCGCGTGGGCACCAGCAACCGTCAGCGCCAGCGCATCACCGATGTTCTGAACGCCCGCGCCCTCACTGCGCCCAACGTGCTGCGCCGCCGCGCCGCGGCCGCCGCACTGATGGAAAGCGCCGTACCGCCGCTCAAAGCCCCGGCCCTGCGCGCCTTGCTGGATGTGGAAAAGGACGCTCCCACCCGCGCCAGCCTGGAAGCCGCCCTGGCCCTGCACACGGCGGCGGACAAAAGCGCCACCCCTGCAGACCTGCTGCAGGCCGTAGCCGCGCTCGACGCCAACGGTGCGCCCACGGCCTGTAACGCCCTGAACGCCCTTGCCGACAGTGCTGACCCGGCGGTGGCCAAGGCGGCGCAGGACGCCCTGTACAGACAGCGTGTGGCCGCCCAGTGGGGCGGGTTTTTTGAAATGTTCTTTTTCGGCCTCAGCCTGGGATCCATTCTGGTGCTGGCGGCCACTGGTCTGGCCATCACCTTTGGCGTCATGGGCGTCATCAACATGGCCCACGGCGAATTTATCATGCTGGGGGCCTACACGGCCTGGGGCGTGCAGCAAATGCTGCCCGGCCGCCCCGGCCTGGCGCTGCTGCTGGCCGTGCCCGCCGCCCTGCTGGTCAGCGGCGGCATGGGCGTGCTGCTGGAGCGCACGGTCATCCGCTTTCTCTACGGCCGGCCGCTGGAAACCCTGCTGGCCACCTTTGGCGTGAGTCTGGTGCTGCAGCAGGCCGTGCGCAGCGTGTTTTCGCCCCTCAACCGGGCCGTGCAGACCCCGGACTTCATGAGTGGCGTGTGGCAGATCACTCCGCACTTTGCCCTGACCTGCAACCGCGTCTACATCATGCTGTTCTGCCTGGGAGTCTTTGCCTGCATCCACGCGGCCATGCACCGTACCCGACTGGGGCTGGAGGTGCGCGCCGTATCGCAAAACCGGCCCATAGCCCGCTGCATGGGCGTGCGCGCCGCGCGGGTGGACGCCCTGACCTTCGGCCTGGGTTCCGGCGTGGCCGGCATGGCCGGCGTGGCTCTGAGCCAGGTCACCAACGTGGGGCCCAACCTGGGCCAGGGCTACATTATTGATTCCTTCATGGTGGTGGTCTTCGGCGGGGTGGGCAACCTCTGGGGCACGCTCACGGGCGGCCTGGCCCTGGGCGTGGCCAACAAGTTTCTGGAGCCCGTAAGCGGGGCCATGCTCTCCAAGATCATCATTCTGGTCTGTCTTATCCTGTTTATCCAGAAGCGGCCGCGCGGGCTCTTTCCGCAGAAGGGCCGGGCGGTGGAGGCATAA
- a CDS encoding ParA family protein has product MARIISIANQKGGVGKTTTAINLSAALAVMEKKVLLVDCDPQANSTSGLGLQQENLHGDLYGAFYEPEKVRHCIAKTRSPFLDILPASTNLVAVELELVDKMAREFFLDECLKPIHNDYEYIILDCPPSLGLLTLNALCAGRELLIPLQCEFFALEGIVKLLQTFEQVKKRLNPQLRLLGVVLTMYDTRNRLTREVKNEVRRCFPDHLFETVIPRNVRLSEAPSHGKSIIHYDIKSKGADAYLGLAKEVVLRRPAAQSPVLQ; this is encoded by the coding sequence ATGGCGCGCATTATTTCCATCGCCAACCAAAAGGGCGGCGTGGGCAAAACCACTACAGCCATCAATCTTTCGGCCGCTTTGGCGGTCATGGAAAAAAAGGTCTTGCTGGTGGATTGCGACCCTCAGGCCAACAGCACCAGCGGCCTGGGCCTGCAGCAGGAGAATCTGCACGGCGATCTGTACGGGGCCTTTTATGAGCCGGAAAAGGTGCGCCATTGTATTGCCAAAACCCGCTCTCCCTTTTTGGATATCCTGCCAGCCAGCACCAACTTGGTGGCGGTGGAGCTGGAATTAGTGGACAAGATGGCGCGGGAGTTTTTTTTGGACGAATGTCTGAAACCCATCCACAATGACTACGAATATATTATTCTGGACTGCCCTCCTTCACTGGGGCTGCTTACCCTCAACGCCCTTTGCGCCGGGCGTGAACTGCTTATTCCCCTGCAGTGCGAATTTTTTGCTCTGGAGGGCATCGTCAAGCTGTTGCAGACTTTTGAACAGGTCAAAAAGCGCCTGAACCCGCAGTTGCGATTGTTGGGCGTTGTTTTGACCATGTACGATACGCGCAACCGGCTGACCCGCGAAGTCAAAAACGAAGTGCGGCGCTGCTTCCCCGACCATCTTTTTGAAACCGTGATTCCGCGCAACGTGCGCCTCTCGGAAGCGCCCAGCCACGGTAAATCCATTATCCATTATGATATCAAATCCAAAGGGGCGGACGCCTACCTGGGTTTGGCCAAAGAGGTGGTATTGCGCCGTCCCGCAGCGCAAAGCCCCGTGTTGCAATAG
- a CDS encoding carbohydrate kinase family protein, giving the protein MSIYVSGSLAFDRIMTFPGNFQDHILMDKLHMINVSFMVDGMDERRGGCAGNIAYSLALLGEKPVIISAAGRDFGPYATALERLGLPLEGIRRQDDIFTALCYITTDLNSNQITGFYPGAMTLPAHYAFPHLDPEADMAIISPGNVEDMRRLPGFFREQGVPYIYDPGQQLPVLSGADLLAAIEGSFACITNDYELNMICKATGKSEDELVGRTLWLVTTLGADGAVVRGADGTETRIPAVPCTAVQDPTGAGDAHRAGLLKGLTHGLTMPEAARLGSVSASFALEKLGTQEHSYTPEQFRQRYEAAFGPLPQGIL; this is encoded by the coding sequence ATGTCCATCTACGTTTCCGGTTCGCTGGCCTTTGACCGCATCATGACCTTTCCCGGCAATTTTCAGGACCACATCCTTATGGACAAGCTGCACATGATCAATGTGAGCTTTATGGTGGACGGCATGGACGAACGGCGGGGCGGCTGCGCGGGCAACATCGCCTATTCTCTGGCCCTGCTGGGCGAAAAGCCGGTCATCATTTCCGCCGCCGGGCGGGACTTCGGCCCCTACGCCACGGCGCTGGAGCGGCTGGGCCTGCCGCTGGAAGGCATACGCCGTCAGGACGACATCTTCACGGCCCTCTGCTACATCACCACAGACCTCAACAGCAACCAAATCACCGGCTTCTATCCCGGGGCCATGACGCTGCCCGCCCACTACGCCTTCCCCCATCTGGACCCCGAAGCGGACATGGCCATCATCTCTCCCGGCAATGTGGAAGACATGCGCCGCCTGCCCGGCTTTTTCCGTGAGCAGGGCGTGCCCTACATCTACGACCCCGGTCAGCAGCTGCCCGTACTTTCCGGCGCGGACCTGCTGGCCGCCATTGAAGGCTCCTTTGCCTGCATCACCAACGATTATGAGCTGAACATGATTTGCAAGGCCACAGGCAAAAGCGAAGACGAACTCGTGGGCCGCACCCTCTGGCTGGTCACCACCCTGGGCGCGGACGGGGCCGTGGTGCGCGGCGCAGACGGCACGGAAACGCGCATTCCGGCCGTGCCCTGCACTGCCGTACAGGATCCTACCGGCGCCGGCGACGCGCACCGCGCGGGCCTGCTCAAGGGCCTCACCCACGGCCTGACCATGCCCGAAGCCGCCAGACTGGGCTCTGTAAGCGCCAGCTTTGCCCTGGAAAAACTGGGCACGCAGGAACACAGCTACACACCGGAGCAATTTCGTCAGCGCTACGAAGCGGCTTTCGGCCCCCTGCCCCAGGGCATTCTGTAA
- the urtA gene encoding urea ABC transporter substrate-binding protein, whose product MLKKMLALLALALTLGGVTGARAADTIKVGILHSLSGTMAISETTLKDAMLMLIDEQNKKGGLLGKKLEPVVVDPASNWPLFAEKARELLSKDKVAVVFGCWTSVSRKSVLPVFEELNGLLFYPVQYEGEESSRNVIYTGAAPNQQAIPAVDYLMNDLGVQRWVLAGTDYVFPRTANKILEAYLTAKGVKKEDILINYTPFGHSDWQSIVAEIKKFGSAGKKTAVVSTLNGDANVPFYKELANQGVSAADIPVMAFSVGEEELSGIDTKPLVGHLAAWNYFMSVDTPANKAFIKKWHAYIKNNKRVTNDPMEAHYIGFNLWVKAVEKAKSTDVNKVLKAIVGLETPNLTGGMAKVLPNHHITKPVLIGEIQADGQFQVVWETPKVVPGDAWSDYLPGSKDLEADWTDPINCGNYNVKTKQCGGAAK is encoded by the coding sequence ATGTTGAAGAAAATGTTGGCACTGCTGGCGCTGGCCCTGACCCTTGGCGGCGTTACCGGCGCACGCGCGGCAGACACCATCAAGGTGGGCATTCTGCATTCATTGTCCGGCACCATGGCCATCAGCGAAACTACGCTCAAGGACGCCATGCTCATGCTCATTGACGAGCAGAACAAAAAAGGCGGCCTGTTGGGCAAAAAGCTGGAGCCTGTGGTGGTGGACCCCGCCTCCAACTGGCCCTTGTTTGCGGAAAAAGCCCGCGAACTGCTGAGCAAAGACAAGGTAGCCGTGGTCTTTGGCTGCTGGACCTCGGTTTCGCGCAAGTCTGTGCTGCCCGTGTTTGAGGAGCTCAACGGCCTGCTCTTCTATCCCGTGCAGTATGAAGGCGAGGAGTCTTCACGCAACGTCATCTACACCGGGGCCGCGCCCAACCAGCAGGCCATCCCCGCCGTGGACTATCTGATGAACGACCTGGGCGTGCAGCGCTGGGTGCTGGCCGGCACGGACTATGTCTTTCCCCGCACGGCCAACAAGATTCTGGAGGCCTACCTCACCGCCAAGGGCGTGAAAAAGGAAGATATCCTTATCAACTATACGCCCTTTGGCCATTCCGACTGGCAGTCCATTGTGGCGGAGATCAAAAAATTCGGCAGCGCCGGCAAAAAGACCGCCGTGGTTTCCACCCTCAACGGCGACGCCAACGTGCCCTTCTACAAAGAGCTGGCCAACCAGGGCGTTTCTGCGGCGGATATTCCGGTCATGGCCTTTTCTGTGGGCGAGGAAGAGCTTTCGGGCATCGACACCAAGCCCTTGGTGGGCCACCTGGCGGCCTGGAACTACTTCATGAGTGTGGACACGCCCGCCAACAAGGCCTTTATCAAAAAATGGCACGCCTACATCAAGAATAACAAGCGCGTGACCAATGACCCCATGGAAGCCCACTACATCGGCTTCAACCTCTGGGTCAAAGCCGTGGAAAAAGCTAAAAGCACGGATGTGAACAAGGTGCTCAAAGCCATTGTGGGGCTGGAAACCCCCAACCTCACCGGCGGCATGGCCAAGGTGCTGCCCAACCACCACATTACCAAGCCCGTGCTGATCGGCGAAATCCAGGCCGACGGTCAGTTCCAGGTGGTCTGGGAGACGCCCAAAGTGGTGCCCGGCGACGCCTGGTCCGATTACCTGCCCGGCTCCAAAGACCTGGAAGCGGACTGGACCGACCCCATTAACTGCGGCAACTACAACGTAAAAACAAAACAGTGCGGCGGCGCTGCCAAGTAA
- a CDS encoding chemotaxis protein, whose translation MSQNSLLNVSNNELEIIEFLIDEKQPDGSAYSGRYGINVAKVLEIIRLPSITSVPSKHDPSVLGTFNLRGKVLPLLDLAAWLGKEMSTRENAKVIVTEFSGVQAAFLVSSVTSIHRMTWDRIEPPNRYVQTYSRDSITGVLRIQDRVLFILDMEKILANLDSSLDMSKVELDSSPVEGAAQFHLLVADDSNSLRHIIRSSLEKSGFQVTAVGSGREAWEFLLKTQAEAQAQGKELTDLVHLVVSDIEMPEMDGHMLTAKIKEAPGMHHLPVILFSSLITEALYAKGVKVGADKQVSKPDLPGLSTIIRELIAQKLHK comes from the coding sequence ATGTCGCAGAACAGCTTGCTCAACGTCAGCAATAACGAACTGGAAATCATTGAATTTCTTATTGACGAAAAGCAGCCGGACGGCAGCGCCTACAGCGGGCGCTACGGCATCAATGTGGCCAAGGTGCTGGAGATCATCCGCCTGCCCAGCATCACCAGTGTGCCCAGCAAGCACGACCCCTCGGTGCTGGGCACCTTCAATCTGCGGGGCAAGGTGCTGCCTCTGCTGGATCTGGCGGCCTGGCTGGGCAAGGAGATGTCCACGCGAGAAAACGCCAAGGTCATCGTCACAGAATTCAGCGGCGTGCAGGCGGCCTTCCTGGTGTCTTCGGTCACCAGCATCCACCGCATGACCTGGGACCGCATTGAGCCGCCCAACCGCTATGTGCAGACGTATTCGCGCGACAGCATCACTGGCGTGCTGCGCATCCAGGACCGCGTACTGTTCATCCTGGATATGGAAAAAATTCTGGCCAATCTGGACAGCAGCCTGGACATGTCCAAGGTGGAGCTGGACAGCAGCCCGGTGGAAGGGGCCGCACAGTTCCACCTGCTGGTGGCGGACGACTCTAACTCCCTGCGGCACATTATTCGATCTTCACTGGAAAAATCCGGCTTTCAGGTCACGGCTGTGGGCAGCGGACGGGAGGCCTGGGAATTTTTGCTGAAAACCCAGGCCGAGGCGCAGGCCCAGGGCAAGGAACTCACCGACCTGGTGCACCTGGTGGTTTCAGACATCGAAATGCCTGAAATGGACGGCCACATGCTCACGGCCAAAATCAAGGAAGCGCCGGGCATGCACCACCTGCCCGTCATCCTGTTTTCTTCGCTCATTACCGAAGCGCTCTACGCCAAAGGCGTCAAAGTGGGGGCGGATAAGCAGGTTTCCAAACCCGACCTGCCGGGCCTGAGCACCATCATCCGCGAACTCATCGCCCAAAAGCTGCACAAATAG
- the urtC gene encoding urea ABC transporter permease subunit UrtC: MRTLLSTAPVLRAGQDPLPHEGLFNRSTRVFLLLTALFALAVCGGSLLPQASALHVPGYLVALLGKYLTYALLALSVDLIWGYMGVLSLGHGAFFALGGYAFGMYLMRQIGARGVYGNPDLPDFMVFLNWKELPWFWTGSEHFWAAALLVALLPGVTAYVFGRLAFGSRVSGVYFSIMSQAMTYALMLAFFRNEMGFGGNNGLTDFKSLLGFDIQTDGMRTALFACSALALMAGYCLCRAVTASRLGRVCVAIRDAEDRTRFLGYRVERFQVAVFTLSAVLAGVGGALYVPQVGIINPGEFSPLNSIEVVVWVALGGRGRLYGAVLGAIAVNAFKTWFTGVLPEVWLFALGGLFVLVTVFLPQGLAGLPAQLRAWLRRQRPSAPSEAATQGGAA; encoded by the coding sequence ATGCGCACGCTACTCTCCACGGCGCCGGTCCTTCGCGCCGGGCAGGATCCTCTGCCGCACGAAGGGCTCTTCAACCGCTCCACCCGCGTTTTTCTGCTGCTTACGGCACTGTTCGCCCTGGCGGTCTGCGGCGGCAGCCTGCTGCCCCAGGCCAGCGCCCTGCATGTGCCGGGCTATCTGGTCGCCTTGCTGGGCAAGTACCTGACCTACGCCCTGCTGGCCCTTTCCGTGGATCTGATCTGGGGCTACATGGGGGTGCTCAGCCTGGGGCACGGGGCCTTTTTTGCCTTGGGCGGCTATGCCTTCGGCATGTACCTCATGCGCCAGATCGGCGCGCGCGGCGTGTACGGCAATCCGGACCTGCCGGATTTCATGGTCTTTCTTAACTGGAAGGAACTGCCCTGGTTCTGGACCGGCAGCGAGCATTTCTGGGCGGCGGCTCTGCTGGTGGCGCTGCTGCCGGGCGTGACGGCCTATGTGTTCGGCCGACTGGCTTTCGGCTCGCGGGTGTCGGGGGTCTATTTTTCCATCATGAGTCAGGCCATGACCTACGCCCTTATGCTGGCCTTTTTCCGCAACGAAATGGGCTTCGGCGGCAACAACGGGCTTACGGACTTTAAGTCCTTGCTGGGGTTTGACATCCAGACCGATGGCATGCGCACGGCGCTCTTTGCCTGTTCGGCGCTGGCCCTCATGGCGGGCTATTGTCTGTGCCGGGCCGTGACGGCCTCGCGCCTGGGGCGGGTCTGCGTGGCCATCCGCGACGCCGAAGACCGCACGCGCTTTCTGGGCTACAGGGTGGAGCGCTTTCAGGTGGCGGTGTTCACCCTTTCCGCTGTGCTGGCGGGCGTGGGCGGCGCACTCTATGTGCCGCAGGTGGGCATTATCAACCCCGGCGAGTTTTCACCCCTCAATTCCATTGAAGTGGTGGTCTGGGTGGCCCTGGGAGGCCGCGGCAGGCTTTACGGCGCGGTATTGGGGGCCATTGCGGTCAATGCCTTCAAAACCTGGTTCACGGGCGTGCTGCCGGAGGTCTGGCTATTTGCCTTGGGCGGGCTGTTTGTGCTGGTCACCGTGTTCCTGCCCCAGGGGCTGGCGGGACTGCCTGCGCAACTGCGCGCATGGCTGCGTCGTCAAAGGCCCTCTGCGCCTTCCGAGGCCGCAACGCAAGGAGGCGCGGCATGA
- a CDS encoding aspartate/glutamate racemase family protein, producing the protein MKIIGLLGGMSWESTVSYYQIINRAVNQRLGGLHSAQCLLYSVDFQAIEDCQKSGQWEKSGRILAKAGQALERGGAEVLLICTNTMHKVFDQVRAAVSLPLIHIADATAEAVLARGLRRVGLLGTAYTMEQTFYKEKIMAAGIEVIVPPQKQRREINRIIFEELCHGVIAARSREFYLRAVEDLAVRGCAGIIMGCTEIGLLLRQSDTPIPLFDTTEIHALSAVAFALTAA; encoded by the coding sequence ATGAAGATCATAGGCTTGCTGGGAGGCATGAGCTGGGAAAGCACGGTCAGCTATTACCAAATCATCAATCGGGCCGTAAACCAAAGGCTCGGCGGACTGCATTCCGCCCAATGTCTTCTCTATAGTGTGGATTTTCAAGCCATTGAGGATTGCCAGAAGTCCGGGCAATGGGAGAAAAGCGGCCGCATCCTGGCCAAGGCGGGTCAAGCCCTGGAACGGGGCGGGGCAGAAGTGCTGCTTATCTGCACCAACACCATGCACAAAGTTTTTGACCAGGTGCGGGCGGCCGTAAGCCTGCCGCTGATCCACATTGCCGACGCCACGGCCGAAGCGGTTTTGGCGCGCGGTCTGCGCCGGGTGGGCCTGCTCGGCACGGCCTACACCATGGAGCAGACTTTTTATAAAGAAAAAATCATGGCGGCGGGCATTGAGGTTATAGTTCCCCCACAGAAACAGCGCCGGGAAATAAACCGCATCATTTTTGAAGAGCTCTGCCACGGCGTCATTGCCGCGCGCTCCCGCGAATTTTATCTGCGTGCAGTGGAAGATCTTGCGGTGCGCGGCTGTGCGGGCATTATCATGGGCTGCACGGAAATCGGCCTGCTGCTGCGCCAGAGCGACACGCCCATTCCCCTTTTTGACACCACGGAAATCCACGCCCTGAGCGCGGTTGCCTTTGCCCTGACCGCAGCGTGA
- the nth gene encoding endonuclease III, producing MSTKNDRQERASRTLAALQARYPAPHTHLDARNAWELLVATVLAAQCTDARVNTVTPELFRRWPDAAALAEAAPEELEAVIRPTGFYHSKAKNLLGAARRLRDQFGGSVPQTLAELVTLPGVARKTANVVLFGAFGINEGLAVDTHVKRICYRLGLTDATDPVEVERDLMALLPREEWGDFNHRMVWFGREVCAARKPQCGQCPMEGFCPRREPPRAGGKGAPGRKVVLS from the coding sequence ATGAGCACAAAAAACGACCGCCAAGAGCGGGCTTCCCGCACGCTTGCGGCCCTGCAGGCGCGCTATCCCGCGCCGCACACCCACCTGGACGCCCGCAACGCCTGGGAACTGCTGGTGGCCACAGTGCTGGCCGCTCAGTGTACGGACGCGCGGGTCAATACCGTCACCCCGGAGCTGTTCCGGCGCTGGCCGGACGCCGCGGCACTGGCCGAAGCCGCGCCGGAGGAGCTGGAAGCCGTCATCCGGCCTACGGGCTTTTACCACAGCAAGGCCAAAAACCTGCTGGGCGCGGCGCGCCGCCTGCGGGATCAGTTTGGCGGCTCGGTGCCGCAAACCCTGGCGGAGCTGGTGACCCTGCCCGGCGTGGCGCGTAAGACGGCCAACGTGGTGCTGTTCGGGGCCTTTGGCATCAATGAGGGCCTGGCCGTGGACACGCACGTCAAGCGCATCTGCTATCGGCTGGGCCTTACGGACGCCACAGACCCCGTAGAAGTGGAGCGCGACCTCATGGCGTTGCTGCCCCGCGAGGAGTGGGGTGACTTCAACCACCGCATGGTCTGGTTCGGCCGGGAGGTTTGCGCGGCGCGCAAGCCCCAGTGCGGGCAATGCCCCATGGAAGGGTTTTGCCCCAGGCGCGAGCCGCCCCGTGCGGGCGGCAAGGGCGCGCCGGGGCGCAAGGTTGTCCTGTCCTGA
- a CDS encoding response regulator — protein MGTKKILLVDDEPDVTRILAKRLGKRGYVCAMASNGQEALAALTNDPCGLVVMDVKMPVLDGMAALQQIHQQWPQIKVILLSGHADMQLAVQAMSQGAFGYLMKPVDLDELIFKLEDAFTQSSLEVGADTSPENTRQQMQR, from the coding sequence ATGGGGACAAAAAAAATCCTGCTGGTGGATGACGAACCGGATGTGACGCGCATTTTAGCCAAGCGCCTGGGCAAGAGGGGGTATGTCTGCGCAATGGCCAGCAACGGCCAAGAGGCTTTAGCGGCCCTAACCAACGACCCTTGCGGCCTGGTTGTCATGGATGTGAAGATGCCGGTGCTGGACGGCATGGCCGCTCTGCAGCAAATCCACCAGCAGTGGCCGCAGATTAAAGTTATTCTGCTGTCGGGACACGCTGACATGCAGCTGGCAGTGCAGGCCATGAGCCAAGGGGCTTTTGGCTATCTCATGAAGCCCGTAGATCTGGACGAATTGATCTTCAAGCTGGAAGATGCGTTCACCCAAAGCAGCCTTGAAGTCGGGGCGGACACCTCGCCGGAAAACACCAGGCAACAAATGCAAAGGTGA